In the genome of Novipirellula artificiosorum, one region contains:
- a CDS encoding alpha/beta hydrolase family protein, translating into MSDNNRTDHRSCNSSLVTVGVSRRRLLSAATFPMMVPLLDWLSKDAIGAESVPPLNRFPRMVHEFFVEQVRQAERRNLRVWEQVNTEDAAQKHVETLRAKIRECFGPEPERTPLNPRITGVVERDAYKIEKLIFESRPDFPVTANVYVPKGRELPMPGVIGTCGHSSNGKAAEPYQSFAQGLAKLGYVCLIYDPIGQGERSQYVDDDLTPRRKGTVHEHLYCGNQQFLVGEFLGAWRAWDGIRALDYLLTRKEVDPEQIGVTGNSGGGTMTTWLAGVESRWTMAAPSCFVTTFRRNMENELPADTEQCPPRALALGLDHADFLAAMAPKPVLILSKERDFFDARGAEEAYNRLKGLYSLLGKQKRVSMFTGPSTHGYSQENREAMYGWFNGVTRVSAAKTEPDITIETDETLWCTPKGQIAGLDAKTVFQFTADQSRALGKNRGAVEGEQLTHRIRQILKLRTPKTDTPDYRILRDWRSREYPTKFGISYAVETEQDIFALVYMLTNEPWYSRPPREGNRAILYVSHRSSDAELRDEPLIRDVIKTEPETRLFTCDVRGIGESQPDTCGNQSFDDPYGCDYFYAIHSLMLDRPYVGQKTMDVLRVLDWLASYGYTDIHIVAKGWGALPATFAALLNDRISQVTLKNALTSYADIAEHEDYDWPLAALLPNVLAHFDMPDCYRALAAKKIQQIEPWDAVYSSPTAIR; encoded by the coding sequence ATGAGCGACAACAACCGTACTGACCATCGAAGCTGCAATTCGTCACTCGTTACCGTCGGAGTGTCCCGACGTCGGCTGCTAAGCGCCGCGACGTTTCCAATGATGGTTCCGTTGCTCGATTGGTTGTCCAAAGACGCAATTGGCGCAGAAAGTGTTCCGCCGCTGAATCGCTTCCCGCGGATGGTGCATGAGTTTTTTGTCGAACAGGTTCGACAGGCGGAGCGGCGAAACCTGCGAGTGTGGGAACAAGTCAACACAGAGGACGCGGCCCAAAAGCATGTTGAAACCCTGCGAGCGAAGATTCGCGAATGCTTCGGGCCGGAACCGGAACGGACGCCGCTCAATCCACGAATCACCGGCGTTGTCGAGCGAGACGCCTACAAAATTGAGAAACTGATTTTCGAAAGTCGTCCTGACTTTCCGGTAACGGCGAATGTTTACGTTCCGAAGGGACGTGAGCTACCGATGCCAGGTGTGATCGGCACGTGCGGGCATTCTAGCAACGGCAAAGCCGCCGAACCGTACCAGTCGTTCGCTCAGGGGCTTGCGAAGCTGGGGTACGTCTGCCTGATCTACGATCCGATCGGTCAGGGCGAGCGATCTCAGTACGTTGACGACGATTTGACACCGCGACGCAAGGGCACGGTCCACGAGCACCTGTATTGCGGAAACCAGCAGTTTCTCGTCGGTGAGTTTTTGGGAGCATGGCGAGCATGGGATGGCATCCGCGCACTCGATTATCTGCTGACGCGAAAAGAGGTAGATCCAGAGCAGATCGGTGTCACCGGGAATTCTGGTGGCGGAACCATGACGACGTGGCTGGCCGGCGTGGAATCACGTTGGACGATGGCCGCTCCGAGCTGTTTCGTGACGACATTTCGACGCAACATGGAAAACGAACTCCCTGCGGACACAGAACAGTGTCCGCCAAGAGCGTTGGCACTCGGTTTGGATCACGCCGATTTTCTGGCGGCGATGGCACCCAAGCCCGTGCTTATCCTATCGAAGGAACGCGACTTCTTCGATGCACGCGGCGCCGAGGAAGCCTACAACCGCCTGAAAGGGCTGTATAGTCTGCTTGGCAAGCAGAAACGAGTGAGCATGTTCACCGGACCATCCACTCACGGTTACTCGCAGGAAAACCGCGAGGCAATGTACGGTTGGTTCAACGGCGTGACGCGAGTTTCCGCTGCGAAAACGGAACCGGACATTACCATCGAGACAGACGAAACGCTGTGGTGTACGCCAAAGGGACAGATTGCGGGACTCGATGCAAAAACGGTCTTCCAATTCACCGCCGATCAGTCAAGAGCTCTCGGTAAAAATCGCGGTGCCGTCGAGGGCGAACAACTTACCCATCGCATCCGTCAGATCTTGAAGTTGCGGACTCCAAAGACGGACACTCCTGACTACCGGATCTTGCGAGATTGGCGATCACGTGAGTACCCCACAAAATTCGGAATCAGCTACGCCGTTGAAACGGAACAGGACATCTTCGCACTGGTCTACATGTTGACGAACGAGCCTTGGTATTCTCGTCCACCGCGCGAAGGAAATCGGGCGATTTTGTATGTCTCGCACCGATCGAGCGACGCCGAACTCCGTGATGAGCCACTCATTCGTGATGTCATCAAAACCGAGCCAGAAACGCGGCTGTTCACGTGCGATGTGCGCGGCATCGGAGAATCGCAGCCCGATACGTGCGGCAACCAATCGTTCGATGATCCCTACGGCTGCGATTACTTTTACGCGATCCACAGTCTGATGCTCGATCGCCCTTACGTCGGGCAGAAAACAATGGACGTGCTTCGCGTTCTGGATTGGCTCGCATCCTACGGCTACACCGACATTCACATCGTCGCCAAAGGCTGGGGAGCACTACCCGCAACGTTCGCGGCATTGCTGAACGATCGCATCTCACAAGTCACGCTCAAGAACGCGCTCACCTCGTACGCCGACATCGCGGAACACGAAGACTACGACTGGCCACTTGCTGCGCTCCTGCCAAACGTCCTGGCGCACTTCGACATGCCCGACTGCTACCGAGCGTTGGCAGCGAAGAAAATTCAACAGATCGAACCCTGGGATGCCGTCTACTCCTCCCCCACTGCGATTCGGTAA
- a CDS encoding alkaline phosphatase D family protein, protein MRLALAMIVFLLTQVEVLSQHLDLLPLDHSRPLTKIALGSCAREGQSQPIWEAVADSRPDLFVFLGDNIYADTTDMKVMKRKYGLLAADQGFQRVTRTCPILATWDDHDYGADDSGEEYPKKIESQQVFLDFFGEPANSNRRRTPGIYDAKIVGPPGKRVQVILLDTRYFRGPLKLKPREPGEKRGDRYLPNPDAAVTMLGDAQWTWLEEQLRKPAGVRIIASSIQVINEDHDSEHWSQLPHERERLFKLIRDTEAAGVVFISGDVHRGELSTMDGGVGYPLFDLTSSGLNRGFPSWRFERPNRHRMGTLEWGNNFGMIVLEWDQPEARIRLQIRDEAGDIMIQRKIEIATLQPGILP, encoded by the coding sequence ATGCGACTAGCACTAGCCATGATTGTTTTTTTGCTCACACAGGTTGAGGTGTTGAGTCAGCATCTCGACTTACTGCCGCTCGATCACTCTAGGCCTCTCACCAAGATTGCGCTCGGTTCGTGTGCGCGTGAAGGTCAGTCTCAACCCATTTGGGAGGCTGTTGCCGATTCGCGGCCTGATCTGTTCGTCTTTCTCGGTGACAATATCTACGCCGACACGACGGACATGAAGGTGATGAAAAGGAAGTATGGATTATTAGCGGCTGACCAAGGATTTCAGCGCGTGACACGGACTTGCCCCATACTGGCGACTTGGGATGACCACGACTATGGTGCCGACGATTCCGGCGAGGAGTATCCCAAAAAGATTGAATCGCAACAGGTCTTCCTCGACTTCTTTGGCGAACCAGCGAATTCGAATCGACGCCGCACGCCTGGAATTTACGACGCAAAGATCGTCGGGCCACCTGGAAAGCGAGTGCAAGTCATTCTGCTCGATACACGATACTTTCGTGGCCCATTGAAGCTCAAGCCAAGAGAACCCGGCGAGAAACGCGGTGACCGGTATCTGCCGAACCCAGACGCTGCAGTCACGATGCTGGGTGACGCCCAATGGACGTGGCTAGAAGAACAGCTCCGCAAACCCGCTGGAGTGCGAATCATTGCATCGAGCATCCAAGTGATCAATGAAGATCACGACTCAGAGCACTGGTCGCAATTGCCGCACGAGCGCGAACGATTGTTCAAACTGATCCGCGATACCGAGGCGGCTGGTGTTGTCTTCATCAGCGGCGACGTCCATCGGGGGGAATTATCAACGATGGACGGCGGCGTGGGCTACCCGCTGTTCGATCTGACCTCAAGTGGCTTGAATCGAGGCTTTCCATCATGGCGATTTGAACGACCAAACCGACATCGCATGGGAACGCTGGAATGGGGAAACAACTTTGGCATGATCGTCTTGGAGTGGGATCAACCCGAAGCTCGAATCAGGCTGCAGATTCGAGATGAGGCTGGTGATATCATGATCCAACGCAAAATCGAGATCGCCACCTTGCAGCCAGGGATCCTTCCTTAA
- a CDS encoding sulfatase-like hydrolase/transferase gives MNRILLLLLACFPVLFGSHAVEAGDRPNIVFILADDLGYGDLACYGREDIRTPNLDELAKQGVRFTNHYANGAECTPTRAALLTGRYQQWIGGLECAIGTGNLGRYDDAIRLRETNDLGFPTDEQSIVRLLKDAGYATAITGKWHLGYEPKFAPHLHGFDYTFYCIGGGMDYFHYLDNVAGYNLFQDGDPIRREGHFTDLATEEAIEFVKRQSDEKPFFLYLAYTCPHSPFQGPDDLTKNPLPLNSPLWNQGTAPPDVYIAMIEQMDTRIGDLLNTLDVEKLNGDTLVIFASDNGGTRSARNTPLSGIKGSTNEGGIRVPAIMRLPGVIPAGVDSDQACITFDFTKSIARIAGVKPAIDKPLEGIDIVQHVAEGRRDIDRTLYWRKPRGDTVWKGVREGTLKFVAQQRGDKESEFLFDLATDVSETNDLKTSRPTDFKRLKAKYIEWEATTRATRRGRPQ, from the coding sequence GTGAACCGAATCCTGTTGCTTTTGCTTGCATGTTTTCCGGTGTTGTTTGGTTCACACGCGGTCGAGGCAGGTGATCGCCCCAATATTGTGTTCATCCTCGCCGATGACCTCGGCTATGGTGACTTGGCCTGTTACGGCCGCGAGGACATTCGCACACCCAACCTCGACGAATTGGCCAAGCAGGGAGTTCGATTTACTAACCACTATGCCAACGGCGCCGAATGCACGCCGACGCGAGCCGCACTGCTCACCGGCCGGTATCAGCAATGGATTGGTGGATTGGAATGTGCGATCGGAACCGGCAACCTCGGCCGATACGACGACGCGATCCGGTTGAGGGAAACGAATGATCTTGGGTTTCCAACCGACGAGCAATCGATTGTGCGATTGTTAAAGGACGCGGGATACGCTACCGCGATCACCGGAAAGTGGCATCTCGGGTATGAACCAAAGTTTGCACCCCACCTGCATGGATTCGACTACACGTTCTATTGCATCGGCGGCGGTATGGACTACTTCCACTACCTCGATAACGTCGCCGGATACAATCTCTTTCAAGACGGCGATCCCATCCGGCGCGAGGGCCATTTCACCGACTTGGCGACGGAGGAAGCGATCGAGTTTGTGAAACGCCAGAGCGATGAAAAACCGTTTTTTCTGTACCTTGCCTACACTTGTCCTCATTCTCCGTTTCAAGGACCCGACGATCTCACCAAAAACCCGTTACCACTGAATTCACCGCTCTGGAATCAGGGAACCGCACCGCCGGACGTTTACATCGCGATGATTGAGCAGATGGACACGCGAATCGGCGACTTGCTAAACACGCTCGACGTCGAGAAGTTGAATGGCGACACGCTTGTGATCTTCGCCAGCGACAACGGAGGCACGCGCAGTGCCCGCAACACGCCTTTGTCCGGCATCAAAGGAAGCACGAACGAAGGTGGCATTCGTGTCCCTGCCATCATGCGCCTGCCGGGAGTCATCCCCGCAGGCGTCGATTCCGATCAGGCATGTATCACATTCGATTTCACCAAGTCGATCGCGCGCATCGCGGGTGTCAAACCAGCCATCGACAAACCACTGGAAGGCATCGACATCGTCCAACATGTGGCTGAAGGGAGGCGCGACATCGATCGAACACTTTACTGGCGCAAACCACGCGGCGACACCGTTTGGAAGGGGGTTCGTGAGGGAACCCTGAAGTTTGTGGCTCAACAGCGCGGAGACAAGGAGTCGGAATTCCTCTTCGATCTCGCGACGGATGTGTCCGAGACGAACGACCTGAAGACCTCACGCCCAACAGACTTCAAACGGCTTAAGGCAAAGTACATCGAATGGGAGGCAACCACGCGAGCAACTCGGCGTGGACGCCCTCAATAA
- a CDS encoding glucosamine inositolphosphorylceramide transferase family protein yields the protein MDSVTGCKPIRVGVLLDDLKISNWQVQVLRSVLECRHASLVVIVLNGSTSSAPADAVGIKGRLANYLKFLCQIPFNQDHLFEQYAHEDRQYFGNAPDAFELIDVSELVADIPTLSVFPSQKRYVDRIDQKDVDCLMAHSPDVLLRFGFRILKGPILEAPEYGVWSYHHGDTQYRGGPACFWEMVDDRPVTGAILQVLNDKLDAGLVLYRSFSSTKNHSLFENRNQLYWKTASFVQRVLNDVAHRGWDLVKEEAESRRREASIGEIRRTPSGKEVYEYLKLRKKRICQFPKQYVEQWSILLGQHSLAGQSDFMGGEMLSPSLMRQEIAASPPQGDAVPLDSGKHMVRPESLTAIPNPDGHFWADPFLFERNGKTWLFFEDYDYAERRGAIGCVEVHAGRTLGPSFTALERPYHLSGPFILQWKNDLFMIPETAAKLCVEAYRCVSFPDKWEYHGTLLEEISAVDPKIHVDDGRLWLFVNVAERGASTWDELCLFYADDLMGPWVPHVGNPVVSDARYARPAGALFMIGDCLIRPSQDCSGSYGRALNFFEVTQLNRDKYQERLVDRLEPEVLAVDGVHSYAAAVDHVAVDRKQIVPSDSPWAYKRMMTYPFPPLLWRTKHLFHPLSKVEKIVVRIAKVFRSILRSLS from the coding sequence ATGGATTCTGTAACTGGTTGCAAACCAATTCGAGTCGGCGTACTGCTAGATGACCTGAAGATCAGTAACTGGCAAGTGCAGGTTCTTCGCAGTGTTTTGGAATGCCGGCACGCATCGCTTGTCGTCATTGTTCTGAATGGTTCCACCTCCTCGGCTCCCGCCGATGCTGTGGGGATCAAAGGCCGACTTGCGAATTATCTCAAGTTCCTTTGTCAAATCCCATTTAACCAAGACCATCTTTTTGAGCAGTATGCTCATGAAGATCGTCAGTATTTCGGCAATGCCCCCGATGCTTTCGAATTGATCGATGTCTCCGAGTTGGTTGCTGACATACCCACTTTGAGCGTTTTCCCATCGCAAAAACGGTATGTGGACCGAATTGACCAGAAAGACGTAGACTGCCTCATGGCCCATTCCCCGGATGTCCTCCTACGGTTTGGGTTCCGAATTCTCAAGGGGCCTATTTTGGAGGCTCCCGAGTATGGGGTCTGGTCTTATCACCATGGCGACACCCAATATCGCGGAGGTCCCGCCTGCTTTTGGGAAATGGTGGACGACCGTCCGGTTACCGGCGCCATTCTACAAGTTTTGAATGACAAGCTTGACGCTGGGCTTGTGCTGTATCGAAGTTTTTCGTCAACCAAGAACCACTCGCTTTTCGAGAATCGCAATCAGCTCTATTGGAAAACGGCATCGTTCGTTCAGCGTGTACTCAACGACGTGGCGCATCGTGGATGGGATCTGGTCAAGGAGGAAGCCGAGAGTCGAAGACGCGAGGCCAGCATTGGCGAGATTCGACGAACCCCATCCGGGAAGGAGGTTTACGAATACCTAAAGTTGAGAAAGAAGCGAATCTGCCAATTCCCGAAGCAATATGTTGAGCAGTGGAGTATCCTCTTAGGGCAGCATTCCCTAGCTGGGCAGAGCGACTTTATGGGCGGCGAGATGCTCAGCCCGAGCTTGATGCGGCAAGAGATTGCGGCAAGTCCCCCACAAGGTGATGCTGTTCCGCTAGATTCCGGCAAACACATGGTAAGGCCGGAGTCTTTGACGGCGATTCCCAACCCCGATGGTCATTTTTGGGCTGATCCATTTCTCTTCGAAAGAAACGGGAAGACTTGGTTATTTTTTGAGGACTATGACTATGCGGAGAGGCGAGGAGCGATCGGTTGTGTGGAGGTCCATGCTGGACGTACGTTAGGGCCATCTTTTACCGCTCTTGAAAGGCCGTACCACCTGTCCGGTCCGTTCATCTTGCAATGGAAGAATGATCTCTTCATGATTCCGGAAACTGCCGCCAAATTGTGCGTCGAAGCCTATCGTTGCGTTTCGTTTCCGGATAAGTGGGAGTATCACGGCACTCTACTGGAGGAGATCTCGGCAGTGGATCCGAAAATACATGTAGACGACGGTCGGCTGTGGCTGTTTGTGAATGTTGCCGAGCGCGGTGCTTCTACGTGGGATGAACTGTGTCTTTTCTATGCCGATGACCTGATGGGTCCATGGGTGCCACATGTGGGAAACCCCGTGGTTTCTGATGCGAGGTACGCTCGTCCGGCAGGAGCATTATTCATGATCGGTGACTGCCTCATCCGGCCATCGCAGGATTGTTCCGGTAGTTACGGACGTGCTCTGAACTTCTTTGAAGTCACGCAGTTGAATAGGGACAAGTATCAGGAGCGATTGGTGGATCGGCTAGAACCGGAGGTGTTAGCAGTCGACGGTGTTCACTCCTATGCTGCGGCTGTAGACCATGTGGCTGTTGATCGAAAGCAGATCGTACCGTCAGATTCGCCGTGGGCTTACAAGCGGATGATGACCTATCCCTTTCCTCCCTTGCTGTGGAGGACCAAACACCTTTTCCATCCGCTAAGCAAGGTGGAAAAAATCGTCGTTCGGATAGCAAAGGTATTCCGAAGTATTCTGCGTTCCTTGAGTTGA
- a CDS encoding LamG domain-containing protein, which translates to MFRLFQKQITPFPWIRRSQAACLSLFYFTLTISATAPVQSQWYRGYDGDDATADSVLGLWKFDGDQQSFAKDSSSHQHSAVLRGGEFNANGRFGGCLESHAGYPIVDESHGIHVQSSPVLSPTVPFSVEMWVKPKSEDEFLAKLRPVLLDSKYIPGNPTGMKFGLTNAKDDGRRMSVEIGLGERSETWYSPPLLFAADRWQHIAFHYDARGVVSFFVDGSQVGQVVKPGAGSMAVSQRPLSIGDRIGSLYSGFPGLIDEVRITSGTVEFRPFAFQTDSARLVFLRMDSDAHFSGHIENFMPADLTDSSVEIQFPNGKVETIKLPVIASGQKHPIEVPVDCSLRPGRYEVAVTMVGKKQDGGNTEYRTTTIFPLTIVRRPLPDRMPVVMWGVNGTDNVVQSIPALKNIGFTHCLGLRADYQKIWNEGSDALPGTAAQIQADREMLDVALENEIGVIATLAPARWLRTSPAGETLLRMDRNGKPYDREDVSALLEPVQKFCFDTGAAIGRAYGDHPAFEAALLHTEVRSESQVSFRKEEVAAYLSATGKSIPSEVTSKNGVDYKKISDFPEDRVIDDEDPILMYLKWFWREGDGWNRANSKLNDGLKQNIERDGFWTFHDPAIRVPSVSGSGGDVDVLSHWTYSYPDPVRIGLCTDELLEMSRVGGRSQDVMKMTQLIWYRSQTAPPDVSPRGTSSPWVDQDPAAAYITIAPMHLREALWWKLSRPIKGIMYHGWQSLLDVDSGSSYRYTNPATQHELKRLIESVVEPLGPTLTQIPDVNTDVVFLESFTSQMFARRGTYGWNNGWAGDLYHVLMYAQLQPRVMYEESLLAGGLDTAKVLVLADCDVLTESVVEKIHAFQQRGGLIVGDKQVCPAIRLDWMVPRFERKKQAKADRDRVQDAAAKLRKWLDSRYVRQVDSTNPDVVTRCRRYQSTDYVFAVNDHREPGTYVGGFGLVMEDGLPSDTKVSLLKSSGHVYDLCDQREVFWEKSGERLTGGVSLGPCEGRVWMVTEKPIRRVDISLEESAHLGERMDARISITDGETPMDAVIPVQVQISDPEGMEAEFSGYYGAAGGELSVPIEFAANDHLGLWTVKVTELASGKSSSKYVRLGP; encoded by the coding sequence ATGTTTCGCCTCTTTCAAAAACAAATCACTCCCTTCCCTTGGATTCGTCGATCGCAAGCCGCTTGCTTGTCGTTGTTCTATTTCACGTTGACCATTTCCGCGACAGCGCCGGTGCAAAGCCAATGGTATCGCGGCTATGACGGCGACGACGCGACGGCGGACTCTGTGCTGGGGCTTTGGAAGTTTGATGGTGACCAGCAAAGTTTCGCAAAGGATTCATCGTCGCACCAGCATTCCGCGGTCCTTCGGGGTGGGGAATTCAACGCGAACGGTCGATTCGGAGGTTGCCTTGAAAGTCATGCGGGATACCCCATCGTTGACGAAAGTCACGGCATCCATGTGCAATCATCGCCTGTGCTTTCACCAACGGTGCCGTTTAGCGTTGAGATGTGGGTCAAGCCAAAGTCCGAAGATGAGTTTCTTGCCAAGCTGCGGCCGGTACTGCTCGACTCGAAGTACATCCCCGGCAACCCTACTGGAATGAAGTTCGGGCTGACCAACGCCAAGGACGATGGGCGCCGGATGTCCGTAGAGATCGGCTTGGGAGAGCGATCCGAAACTTGGTACTCGCCACCTCTACTCTTTGCGGCAGATCGTTGGCAACACATCGCTTTTCACTACGACGCTCGCGGCGTCGTTTCCTTTTTCGTCGATGGTTCCCAAGTCGGGCAAGTTGTCAAACCAGGTGCCGGATCCATGGCGGTTTCGCAGCGTCCGCTGTCGATTGGCGATCGCATCGGATCCCTTTACAGCGGTTTCCCAGGATTGATCGATGAAGTCCGAATCACCAGTGGGACAGTCGAATTTCGTCCTTTTGCGTTTCAGACCGACAGCGCGCGGCTGGTATTTCTTCGCATGGATTCTGACGCTCATTTCAGCGGCCATATCGAAAACTTCATGCCTGCGGATCTGACAGACTCCTCGGTTGAAATCCAGTTTCCCAATGGCAAAGTCGAAACGATTAAGCTGCCCGTGATTGCTTCGGGACAAAAGCACCCTATCGAAGTTCCCGTGGATTGCTCGCTTCGACCAGGGCGTTACGAAGTGGCGGTTACCATGGTTGGGAAGAAACAGGATGGAGGGAATACCGAATATCGAACGACGACGATTTTTCCGTTGACGATCGTGCGGCGACCGCTACCCGATCGGATGCCTGTCGTCATGTGGGGAGTCAACGGAACCGACAACGTCGTCCAATCGATACCTGCCTTGAAAAATATTGGGTTTACACATTGTTTAGGATTGCGAGCGGATTACCAGAAGATTTGGAATGAAGGATCTGACGCGCTCCCAGGCACTGCTGCGCAGATCCAGGCGGATCGCGAAATGCTGGACGTGGCACTGGAGAACGAAATCGGTGTGATCGCAACGCTGGCCCCCGCACGCTGGTTGCGAACATCGCCGGCCGGGGAAACACTACTGCGAATGGACAGAAATGGCAAACCGTACGATCGAGAAGACGTCAGCGCGTTGTTAGAGCCGGTGCAGAAGTTTTGTTTTGATACCGGTGCCGCAATTGGCCGTGCGTACGGCGATCACCCCGCCTTTGAGGCGGCGCTATTGCATACGGAAGTCCGCAGCGAGTCGCAGGTTTCGTTTCGCAAAGAAGAAGTCGCCGCCTATTTGTCGGCAACCGGGAAGTCGATACCGAGCGAGGTAACAAGCAAGAACGGAGTCGATTACAAGAAGATTTCTGATTTCCCGGAAGATCGTGTGATCGATGACGAGGATCCAATTTTGATGTACTTGAAATGGTTTTGGCGAGAGGGTGACGGGTGGAATCGCGCCAATTCGAAGCTGAATGATGGTCTGAAACAGAACATCGAACGCGATGGTTTTTGGACGTTTCATGATCCAGCCATTCGAGTGCCCAGCGTTAGCGGCAGTGGTGGGGATGTGGACGTGTTGTCGCATTGGACGTATTCGTACCCCGATCCAGTTCGCATCGGACTTTGCACAGATGAACTACTGGAAATGTCCCGAGTGGGGGGCAGATCACAAGACGTGATGAAGATGACCCAATTGATCTGGTATCGATCGCAAACGGCACCTCCCGACGTATCGCCGCGTGGGACGTCGTCACCGTGGGTGGATCAAGATCCAGCAGCCGCCTATATCACGATCGCTCCGATGCATTTGCGTGAAGCTTTGTGGTGGAAGTTATCGCGGCCGATTAAAGGGATCATGTATCACGGCTGGCAATCGCTGCTGGATGTGGACTCGGGTTCGTCGTATCGCTACACGAATCCCGCAACCCAGCATGAGTTGAAACGGTTGATCGAGAGCGTCGTCGAGCCGCTTGGGCCGACGTTGACTCAAATCCCCGACGTCAATACCGACGTCGTGTTTTTGGAAAGCTTTACGTCGCAAATGTTCGCTCGTCGTGGCACCTATGGATGGAACAATGGCTGGGCAGGCGATCTGTATCACGTTCTGATGTATGCCCAATTACAACCCCGAGTGATGTATGAGGAGTCGTTGCTAGCAGGAGGACTGGACACCGCAAAGGTATTGGTGCTCGCCGATTGCGACGTCTTAACAGAGTCGGTCGTGGAAAAGATTCACGCGTTTCAGCAACGTGGTGGTTTGATTGTGGGCGACAAACAGGTATGTCCGGCGATTCGTCTCGATTGGATGGTGCCACGATTTGAGCGAAAAAAACAAGCGAAAGCGGATCGAGATAGAGTGCAGGATGCTGCGGCGAAGCTACGCAAATGGTTAGATTCGCGATATGTTCGCCAAGTCGATTCAACGAATCCCGATGTTGTCACGCGATGTCGACGTTACCAATCGACCGACTACGTTTTCGCTGTAAACGATCATCGAGAACCAGGTACTTACGTTGGCGGTTTTGGTTTGGTGATGGAGGACGGTCTTCCATCGGACACGAAGGTGTCGTTGTTGAAATCCAGTGGTCATGTCTACGATCTTTGTGACCAGCGGGAAGTGTTTTGGGAAAAATCGGGCGAGCGTCTAACAGGCGGCGTCTCGCTTGGCCCTTGCGAAGGCCGGGTATGGATGGTCACCGAGAAACCCATCCGTCGAGTCGATATCTCGCTTGAAGAGTCGGCGCACTTGGGCGAACGAATGGATGCAAGGATTTCGATTACCGATGGCGAAACGCCGATGGACGCAGTGATCCCGGTGCAAGTTCAGATATCGGATCCGGAAGGGATGGAGGCGGAGTTCAGTGGCTACTACGGCGCCGCGGGAGGCGAATTGAGCGTGCCAATCGAATTTGCGGCCAATGATCACTTGGGACTGTGGACCGTAAAGGTGACGGAGTTGGCGAGCGGCAAATCGAGTTCGAAGTACGTTCGGCTTGGCCCGTAG